A single genomic interval of Desulfovibrio desulfuricans harbors:
- a CDS encoding branched-chain amino acid transaminase, with protein MQNAKFIWFDGKMLPSEQAQVHVLTHALHYGSAVFEGIRAYACADGTSAVFRLEDHCKRLINSAKIMRLEVPFTAEQLVAACIETLKANKLPEGYVRPLSFVGHGEMGVYPGNNPVQTIIAAWAWGAYLGAEALEKGIRVKTSSFARSHVNTSMSKAKAAGNYINSILAKVEAKEDGYDEAVMLDTNGYVSEATGENIFIVRDGVIKTTPWTSILGGLTRDSVMKLARDLGYTVEEQQFTRDEFYIADEAFFTGTAAEITPIRELDHRQIGVGHAGPVTKHLQKEYFAIVKGENPKYEGWLHRFTI; from the coding sequence ATGCAGAACGCAAAGTTTATCTGGTTTGACGGAAAAATGCTCCCTTCTGAACAAGCACAGGTTCATGTGCTGACCCACGCCTTGCATTACGGCAGCGCCGTATTTGAAGGCATTCGCGCATACGCCTGCGCCGACGGCACTTCTGCCGTATTCCGTCTGGAAGACCACTGCAAGCGCCTAATTAACTCCGCTAAGATTATGCGCCTGGAAGTACCCTTCACGGCTGAACAGCTCGTAGCCGCCTGTATTGAGACCCTCAAGGCCAATAAACTGCCCGAAGGTTACGTGCGCCCCCTTTCTTTCGTGGGCCATGGCGAAATGGGCGTCTACCCCGGCAACAACCCGGTGCAGACCATCATCGCCGCCTGGGCCTGGGGCGCGTATCTTGGCGCAGAAGCTCTTGAAAAGGGCATCCGCGTCAAGACCAGCAGCTTTGCCCGCAGCCATGTGAATACCAGCATGTCCAAGGCCAAGGCCGCCGGCAACTACATCAACTCCATCCTTGCCAAGGTGGAAGCCAAGGAAGACGGCTATGACGAAGCCGTGATGCTCGACACCAACGGCTATGTTTCCGAAGCCACGGGCGAGAACATCTTTATCGTGCGCGACGGCGTGATCAAAACCACGCCCTGGACGTCCATTCTGGGCGGCCTCACGCGCGACTCCGTCATGAAGCTTGCCAGAGACCTCGGCTACACCGTGGAAGAACAGCAGTTCACCCGCGATGAATTCTACATCGCTGATGAAGCGTTCTTTACCGGCACCGCGGCTGAAATCACCCCCATCCGCGAGCTTGACCACCGCCAGATCGGCGTTGGGCACGCTGGCCCGGTGACCAAGCACCTGCAAAAAGAATACTTTGCCATCGTCAAGGGCGAAAATCCCAAATACGAAGGCTGGCTGCACCGCTTTACCATTTAG